In a genomic window of Chrysemys picta bellii isolate R12L10 chromosome 1, ASM1138683v2, whole genome shotgun sequence:
- the LOC135976787 gene encoding uncharacterized protein LOC135976787 has product MQSSPAVMAVQSVNRKRAPAWTDREVLDLIAVWGDESVLSELRSKRRNAKIYEKISKAMAERGYSRDATQCRVKIKELRQGYQKTKEANGRSGSHPQTSRFYEALHSILGAAATTTPPVTVDSEDGIVSTAGSSDMLGDGEDEEGDEEGEAVGSAHNAGFPDSQDLFITLTEIPYEASPAVTPDTESGEGSATPSATVSQPSLESHSQRLARIRRRKRRTREDMFSELMACSQAQAAQQTQWRENLTRMHQANMDREERWRQEDQQATQTLLGLLREQMDTLRRLVDVLQERRQEDRAPLQSISNRPPLPPSPIPTSPKVQRRRGGRVPAKSHSTPAESSSSRRLSFPKI; this is encoded by the exons atgcagagctctccagcagtgatggccgtgcagtctgtgaatagaaagagggccccagcatggactgatcgggaagtcttggatctcatcgctgtgtggggcgatgagtccgtgctttccgagctgcgatccaaaagaaggaatgcaaagatctacgagaagatctctaaagccatggcagagagaggatacagccgggatgcaacgcagtgccgcgtgaaaatcaaggagctgagacaaggctaccagaagaccaaagaggcaaacggacgctccggatcccatccccagacatcccgtttctacgaggcactgcattccatcctcggtgcggccgccaccactaccccaccagtgaccgtggactctgaggatgggatagtgtccacggccggttcctccgacatgttaggggacggggaagatgaggaaggagatgaggagggcgaggcagtcggcagcgctcacaacgctggtttccccgacagccaggatctcttcatcacccttacagagatcccctacgaagcgtccccagccgttaccccggacacagaatctggtgaaggatcagcca ccccatctgcgactgtctcacaacctagcctggaatcacactcccagaggctagcgcggattaggcgtaggaagaggaggacacgggaggacatgttctctgagcttatggcctgttcccaagcccaggcagcacagcagacccagtggcgggagaacttgacccgaatgcaccaagccaacatggatcgggaggagaggtggcggcaggaagaccagcaggcgactcaaacgctgcttggactactgagggagcaaatggacacgctccggcgccttgtggatgttctgcaggaacggaggcaggaggacagagccccgctgcagtccatctctaaccgccctcccctgccaccaagtcccatacccacctcacccaaagtgcaaagaaggagaggcggcagagtccctgctaagtctcactccacccctgcagagagctctagtagcagaaggctctcatttcccaaaatttga